From Loxodonta africana isolate mLoxAfr1 chromosome 2, mLoxAfr1.hap2, whole genome shotgun sequence, the proteins below share one genomic window:
- the FBXO4 gene encoding F-box only protein 4 produces the protein MAGSEPRRGGSSPPTPHSDWSRLEAAILSGWRAFWQSVGKERAAPVASSEEADEEASTLTRLPIDVQLYILSFLSPHDLCQLGSTNHYWNDTVRDPILWRYFLLRDLPSWSSVDWKSLPDLEILKKPVSEVTDGAFFDYMAVYKMCCPHTRRSLKSSRPMYGAVTSFLHSLIIQNEPRFAMFGPGLEELNTSLVLSLMSSEELCPTAGLPQRQIDGIGSGVSFQLSNQHKFNILILYSTTRKERDRAREEHTSAVNKMFSLQNEGSDQQGSRYSVIPQIQKVCEVVDGFIYVANAEAHKRHEWQDEFSHLMAMTDPAFGSLGRPVLVLSCISQADVKRMPCFYLAHELRLNLLNHPWMVQDTDAETLAGFLNGIQWILEEVESKHSR, from the exons ATGGCGGGAAGCGAGCCGCGCCGCGGAGGCAGCTCACCGCCGACGCCCCACAGCGACTGGAGTCGCCTGGAGGCGGCCATCCTCAGTGGCTGGAGAGCCTTCTGGCAGTCGGTGGGCAAGGAGAGGGCAGCGCCGGTGGCCTCCTCGGAGGAGGCGGATGAGGAGGCTAGTACCCTGACGCGGCTGCCG ATTGATGTACAGCTATATATTTTGTCATTTCTTTCACCCCACGATCTGTGTCAGTTGGGAAGTACAAATCATTATTGGAATGACACTGTCCGAGATCCAATTCTTTGGAGATATTTTCTGTTGCGGGATCTTCCTTCTTGGTCTTCTGTTGACTGGAAGTCTCTTCCGGATCTAGAAATCTTAAAAAAGCCTGTATCTGAAGTCACTGATGGTGCATTTTTTGACTATATGGCAGT CTATAAAATGTGTTGTCCACATACAAGAAGATCCTTGAAATCCAGCCGTCCTATGTATGGAGCTGTCACCTCTTTTTTGCACTCACTGATCATTCAGAATGAACCACGATTTGCTATGTTTGGACCAGGTTTGGAAGAATTGAATACATCTTTGGTGTTGAGTTTGATGTCATCTGAGGAACTTTGCCCAACAGCTGGTTTGCCTCAGAGGCAGATTGATG GTATTGGATCAGGAGTCAGTTTTCAGCTGAGCAACCAACATAAATTCAACATCCTAATACTATATTCAACTACTAG AAAGGAAAGAGATAGAGCAAGGGAAGAGCATACAAGTGCAGTTAACAAGATGTTCAGTCTACAGAATGAAGGCAGTGATCAACAAGGAAGCCGATACAGTGTGATTCCACAGATTCAGAAGGTGTGTGAAGTTGTAGATGGGTTCATCTATGTTGCAAATGCTGAAGCTCATAAAA GACATGAATGGCAAGATGAATTTTCTCATCTTATGGCAATGACAGATCCGGCTTTTGGATCTTTGGGAAGACCAGTGCTGGTTTTATCTTGTATTTCTCAAGCAGATGTAAAAAGAATGCCCTGTTTTTATTTGGCCCATGAACTGCGTCTGAATCTTCTAAACCACCCATGGATG GTCCAGGATACAGATGCTGAAACTCTAGCTGGTTTTTTGAATGGAATTCAGTGGATTCTTGAAGAAGTGGAATCGAAGCATTCAAGGTGA